A stretch of DNA from Candidatus Flexicrinis affinis:
GGTTGGCCTTGCGCCCGCTGACCCTCGCGGCGATCCGTCACCTGCACGCGCTTCGCCAAGCCTTGCTCGACTTCGCCGGAGCGCATCTGCACACGCTAATGCCCGGCTATACGCACACGCAGCCCGCCCAGCCGACGACGATGGCCCATTACATCGCCGGGGTATCCGCAGCCATGGAGCGCGACACCGCGCGCTTGCAGCACGCGTACCGCACCAACAACCAGAGTCCGCTCGGCGCGGCAGCGCTGACCGGCACCGGCTTTCCGGTTGACCGCGAGTTGAGCGCCCGTCTGCTCGGCTTCGACTCGGTGATGGCGAGCACGTGGGACAGCATCGCCGCGTCGGATAACCTGACCGACGTGGCGGCGGCGCTGACGAGCCTCGGCGTCAATCTGTCGCGGTTCACCCACGACATGCTGTTCCGGGCAACGCAGGAAAGCGCCGCTATACGCATCGACGACAGTTTCATCCAGATCAGCTCGATCATGCCGCAGAAGCGCAACCCGGTCGTGCTCGAACACCTGCGCGCGCGCATCAGCCGGATGCTCAGTCAGGCGCAGGGCGTCGTGTTGCAATGCCACAACATCCCGTTCGGCGACACGCAGGACATCGAAGACGAAATCTTCCCGCTGCTCTTCGGAAGCCTCGAGACTTCGTTCGAGATTCTGGAGCTTTATACGGCCGTGATGAGCACGCTGCATGTCAACGCAGCGCATCTGCGCGAACGCGCAGCCAGCGGGTTCACGACCGTCACCGAACTGGCCGACAGTCTGGTGCGAGCGGCGGGGCTGCCGTTCCGTCAGGCGCACCGGATCGTCTCCGGCATGGTCACCCACGCGCTCAAGAACGGGCTGTCGCCGCAGGACCTCGGCGCGGCACTGCTCGGCGACGTGGCGCAGGAGGTCATCGGCCGGCGAGTCGAGGTCAGCGATAAGTTCGTGCAGGACGCTTTGAATCCCGAGCAGTTCGTGCTGCTGCGCGCAGGCATCGGCGGCGCAGCGCCGTCGGCCACCGCTCAGGTGCTCACCGACCAGCGCGAGCAGTTGAACGCGGATGTCGCGTGGCTGGACGATGCGACGCAAAAGCTGCAGGACGCCGATCACGCTCTGAAGCAGGCGATCGCGGCCCTCATGTAGGGGCGTCGGCTTATTGTGTCAGCAAGCTGATTGCCGCCCACAACAGCAGCGCGGTGATGAACCAGTCGAACACGGCGTGATTCACGCGGTGGATGATCGGGCGCGAGCCGAACACCAGCAGCGGGATGAGCAGCAGCGCCCACGGCGCCAACCCGATCATGCCGAGATCGTCGAACACGCCGCCGGCCACGTACCCCGGCACCTTCAGCCAGTTGACGATCACGAAGAACAGCGTCTGCGTGCCGACGAACGCGCTGGGCGACATCTTCTGCAGCAGCATGTAGGCGGTCATCGGCGGGCCGCCGGTGTTTGCCAGCGCCGAGCCGAGGCCGCTTGTCACGCCGGTCAGCACGCCGTGCCACGGCCGGTGCGCATAGGCCGCCTGCTGCAAGTAGCGCACCATCGCCGCGTTGGCGATCTTGTAGACGATCAGCAGCAGGGTCACGATGCCGAGGATGCGCTTGAGCGTGGTCGAGTCGAGCGAGACCAGCACCCATGTGCCGAGCGCCACGCCGATCACCGCAGCAGGCAGGGTGTAGCGCAGGTAGCGCCAATCCCACTGGCGCCAGAAGGCCGGGATGGCGAACACGTCGCCGATCATCAGCAGCGCCAGCAGCACGCCGGTCGCGCCCTGCACGGTGATTGTCGCGCCGTTGTAAGTCGCCTGCACCAGCAGCGGAAGCGCCAACGTCCCGCCGATCGGACCGATCAGCCCGCCTTTCGACAGGCCGACGAAAACGCACGCGAGCACGAAGGCGAGAGTGAAATCCATGAGTGATGTCCGGACATGGGAAGAGGTAAGGCCGTCATTATAGCGCGAAGCGGACACTCAACGATCGACGACCGTGAATCCGAGCACGATCTGATCGCTCAACGGAATAGCCGTATCGGCGGCGATGTC
This window harbors:
- the argH gene encoding argininosuccinate lyase, producing the protein MAEHAGKFPHPLYEEHVLKPFFRDAQTYYYEPMLKANRAHAVMLAQCGIITRDNARALLAALAQVEAAGLSALVYQSGVEDLFFAMERRLIEIAGAEHGGNLQLARSRNDLGYALTRLALRPLTLAAIRHLHALRQALLDFAGAHLHTLMPGYTHTQPAQPTTMAHYIAGVSAAMERDTARLQHAYRTNNQSPLGAAALTGTGFPVDRELSARLLGFDSVMASTWDSIAASDNLTDVAAALTSLGVNLSRFTHDMLFRATQESAAIRIDDSFIQISSIMPQKRNPVVLEHLRARISRMLSQAQGVVLQCHNIPFGDTQDIEDEIFPLLFGSLETSFEILELYTAVMSTLHVNAAHLRERAASGFTTVTELADSLVRAAGLPFRQAHRIVSGMVTHALKNGLSPQDLGAALLGDVAQEVIGRRVEVSDKFVQDALNPEQFVLLRAGIGGAAPSATAQVLTDQREQLNADVAWLDDATQKLQDADHALKQAIAALM
- a CDS encoding sulfite exporter TauE/SafE family protein, which codes for MDFTLAFVLACVFVGLSKGGLIGPIGGTLALPLLVQATYNGATITVQGATGVLLALLMIGDVFAIPAFWRQWDWRYLRYTLPAAVIGVALGTWVLVSLDSTTLKRILGIVTLLLIVYKIANAAMVRYLQQAAYAHRPWHGVLTGVTSGLGSALANTGGPPMTAYMLLQKMSPSAFVGTQTLFFVIVNWLKVPGYVAGGVFDDLGMIGLAPWALLLIPLLVFGSRPIIHRVNHAVFDWFITALLLWAAISLLTQ